Proteins encoded in a region of the Ornithodoros turicata isolate Travis chromosome 3, ASM3712646v1, whole genome shotgun sequence genome:
- the LOC135389602 gene encoding uncharacterized protein LOC135389602, whose protein sequence is MPSYCCVPHCKQKGYVDQDAKKVSFHCFPRTAAAHRKWIIAIKRDEGKMFRVTHSTQVCSRHFVESDFIANVASGHTHLHSWAVPSVFDFCKPKTQRKPPRQKRTAAGVATLPITTEACDEAIEPLRDITWSDENLPAEATQRDSDQRQCMCAKDCSVLSNKLEKLTKQNDELRKCLREKTEEVYRLQAQLEMTEGKRKKLEEQQVAFSINKFKDSDDDVRFYTGLPSYAHFRELHEYLNPGESGKNMVLWQGSASSDNVGRPRKLDTEDQLFLVLIKLKVGLFHKHLGHLFNISLSTVSRIFLSWINYLYIQLSQLPLWQPRSFIDETKPNGFKEKYPTTRVIIDATELRCEVASSFVTFVCKLVCVCSHSGTYSSYKSANTFKGLVGVAPNGLLTFVSELFMGSLSDRECVVRSGFLEMPFDAYDSVMADKGFRIADLLQAKNVSLNIPPFLTKGQFSAEENQETQEIAALRIHVERRIQRIKTYHIFDRYIPISLAPVANQIWTVCAILSNMQLAIIKAVE, encoded by the exons ATGCCTTCGTACTGCTGTGTTCCGCATTGCAAACAGAAAGGCTACGTGGATCAGGACGCAAAGAAG GTGTCGTTCCATTGCTTCCCGAGGACGGCTGCCGCTCACAGAAAATGGATAATCGCTATCAAGCGCGACGAAGGCAAGATGTTTCGCGTGACGCACTCTACACAAGTGTGTTCAAGACACTTCGTCGAGTCGGACTTCATTGCGAACGTGGCCAGTGGGCACACACATCTGCACAGTTGGGCAGTTCCGTCCGTGTTCGACTTTTGCAAGCCGAAAACTCAAAGGAAACCTCCACGTCAAAAACGGACTGCCGCCGGTGTAGCCACGCTCCCCATCACCACAGAGGCTTGCGACGAAGCGATAGAGCCATTGCGTGATATCACCTGGTCTGATGAGAATCTCCCAGCGGAAGCCACCCAGCGTGATTCAGACCAACGTCAATGCATGTGCGCTAAGGACTGTTCTGTGCTAAGCAACAAGCTGGAGAAGCTTACGAAGCAGAACGACGAATTGCGTAAATGCCTGAGAGAGAAAACGGAAGAAGTGTACAGGCTGCAAGCACAACTCGAAATGACTgaaggaaaacgaaaaaagtTGGAGGAGCAGCAGGTCGCCTTCAGTATTAACAAGTTCAAGGACAGTGATGATGACGTGCGATTTTACACAGGACTTCCCTCGTACGCACACTTTAGAGAACTGCATGAGTATCTCAACCCAGGAGAGAGTGGGAAAAACATGGTACTGTGGCAAGGCagtgcttccagcgacaacgTTGGCCGGCCTCGAAAACTTGACACAGAAGATCAGCTCTTCCTAGTTTTGATAAAGCTGAAAGTTGGACTATTTCACAAGCATCTTGGACACCTGTTTAACATTTCGTTGAGTACTGTGTCCAGGATCTTCTTGTCATGGATTAACTACCTCTACATTCAGCTATCCCAGTTACCACTTTGGCAGCCACGATCATTCATTGATGAGACCAAGCCAAATGGATTCAAGGAAAAGTACCCAACGACAAGGGTCATCATTGATGCGACTGAGCTCAGGTGTGAGGTGGCAAGCTCGTTTGTAACGTTCGTTTGTAAGCTCGTTTGTGTATGTTCCCATTCAGGAACATACTCCAGTTACAAGTCTGCAAATACATTCAAAGGACTGGTTGGTGTTGCACCCAATGGTCTCCTGACCTTTGTGTCCGAGCTGTTCATGGGGTCACTGTCCGACAGAGAATGCGTTGTGCGAAGTGGGTTTTTGGAGATGCCTTTCGATGCATATGACTCAGTAATGGCCGATAAGGGATTCCGCATTGCAGATCTACTACAAGCCAAAAATGTGTCCTTGAATATTCCGCCGTTCCTGACAAAAGGTCAGTTTTCTGCTGAAGAAAACCAGGAAACACAGGAGATCGCTGCTCTTCGTATCCATGTTGAGAGGAGGATTCAAAGAATTAAGACCTATCACATTTTTGACCGGTACATTCCCATATCCTTGGCTCCTGTAGCAAACCAGATTTGGACGGTTTGTGCAATTCTGAGCAATATGCAGCTGGCAATCATTAAGGCGGTTGAGTGA